One window from the genome of Drosophila albomicans strain 15112-1751.03 chromosome 2L, ASM965048v2, whole genome shotgun sequence encodes:
- the LOC117564155 gene encoding mRNA cap guanine-N7 methyltransferase: MSVNYGQNAADNEFLEAHQAVQLSDDGASDDDNEATDTNLPASTSINDEEEASGAANTHVVAHHYNELKEAGRKERHKSKIYFMRNFNNWIKSQLINEYMALIKQQKRIGDALRVLDMCCGKGGDLLKWDKAAISHLICTDIAEVSVEQCKRRYQDIAQRADKSKFGNKFTAEFFACDSTMVRLRERYKDASLQLNLVSCQFAFHYCFESLVQADCMMRNAAECLQPGGYFIATMPDAYEIIRRLKAAGPDARSFGNDVYSIEFEGNANELPLFGAKYQFHLEGVVDCPEFLVHFPTLVKLGRKFGLQLIRRSTFAEYYKETLPQGRHLLQRMSGLESVQPQRCGNDEQFAHVRKTVGTQRGRAVGTLSKSEWEATTLYLVCAFKKCKNSWDANGKPLFEFDD; this comes from the exons ATGAGTGTGAATTATGGACAAAATGCAGCGGATAACGAATTTTTGGAAGCACATCAAGCTGTACAGCTTTCCGACGACGGCGCAAGTGATGATGACAATGAGGCAACAGACACAAATCTGCCAGCGAGTACCTCTATCAACGACGAAGAGGAGGCAAGTGGTGCCGCCAACACACATGTGGTAGCCCATCACTACAACGAGCTGAAGGAGGCGGGACGCAAGGAAAGGCACAAATCGAAGATCTATTTCATGCGCAACTTCAACAACTGGATCAAAAGTCAGTTGATCAACGAGTACATGGCGCTAATCAAACAACAGAAGCGCATTGGTGACGCATTGCGGGTCCTGGACATGTGTTGTGGAAAAGGAGGCGATCTGCTTAAGTGGGATAAAGCGGCgatttcacatttaatttgcacagACATTGCCGAAGTATCTGTGGAGCAGTGCAAGCGTCGTTATCAGGATATAGCGCAACGTGCCGATAAATCCAAGTTTGGCAACAAATTCACAGCAGAGTTTTTCGCCTGTGACTCAACGATGGTCAGGCTGCGTGAGCGTTATAAGGATGCTTCTCTGCAGTTGAATTTGGTGTCGTGTCAGTTTGCTTTCCACTACTGCTTTGAGTCTCTGGTGCAGGCTGATTGCATGATGCGCAACGCTGCCGAATGTCTGCAACCTGGAGGTTACTTTATAGCAACCATGCCGGATGCTTATGAGATTATTAGAAGATTGAAGGCAGCAGGTCCTGATGCCCGAAGCTTTGGGAACGATGTCTATAGCATAGAATTTGAGGGTAATGCGAATGAGCTGCCCTTGTTTGGGGCCAAGTACCAATTCCATTTGGAGGGCGTTGTTGACTGTCCTGAATTTCTTGTACACTTTCCCACGTTGGTAAAGCTCGGCCGTAAGTTCGGACTTCAACTTATCAGACGCAGCACGTTTGCTGAATACTATAAGGAGACATTACCTCAAGGGCGCCACCTTCTCCAGCGAATGTCCGGACTGGAGTCTGTGCAACCGCAACGTTGTGGCAACGATGAGCAATTCGCTCATGTGCGGAAAACTGTTGGCACACAACGTGGACGAGCTGTTGGCACATTGTCCAAATCCGAATGGGAAGCAACAA CTCTGTATTTGGTGTGTGCCTTCAAGAAATGCAAGAACAGCTGGGATGCCAATGGAAAGCCTTTATTTGAGTTTGACGACTGA
- the LOC117564157 gene encoding probable tRNA(His) guanylyltransferase has protein sequence MQFYALKSTVLKVLCSRINLAPICKRNMACSRYEYVKSYELDDRILPNVWIVIRIDGKKFHKFSNAHKFEKPNDVNALNLMNAAGIAVMKEFRDIVLAYGQSDEYSFVFRKDTTAYKRRASKLLTYVTSLFSSSYVMSWPQWMDRQLSYAPCFDGRIVLYPTDENLRDYLSWRQADVHVNNLYNTAFWKLVLQSGLTNQQAEERLRGTFSADKNEMLFQEFGINYNSLPPMFRKGTILLRKRVVQSEGDDQEKGSQAIVPMHDDLIREQFWREHTEILSKYVPGKYVSPSVVPILLKMQLSEESQLVKATMS, from the exons atgcaattttatgctCTTAAAAGCACAGTTCTCAAGGTGTTGTGCAGCAGAATTAACCTAGCGCCAATTTGTAAACGCAACATGGCGTGTAGCAGATATGAGTACGTTAAATCCTACGAGCTGGACGACAGAATATTGCCCAACGTGTGGATCGTGATACGTATCGATGGCAAGAAGTTTCACAAGTTTTCGAACgcgcataaatttgaaaaaccTAATGATGTCAACG CGCTAAATTTGATGAATGCAGCGGGAATTGCTGTGATGAAGGAATTTCGTGACATTGTCCTCGCCTATGGCCAAAGTGATGAATACTCCTTTGTATTCCGCAAGGATACGACAGCCTATAAACGGCGTGCCTCAAAGCTGCTTACCTATGTTACCAGTCTTTTTTCCAGCAGCTACGTCATGAGCTGGCCACAATGGATGGATCGCCAATTATCGTATGCCCCCTGTTTTGACGGTCGCATCGTTTTGTATCCGACAGATGAAAATCTACGCGATTATCTAAGCTGGCGTCAGGCGGACGTGCATGTCAACAATCTATATAACACAGCGTTTTGGAAACTTGTGCTACAATCGGGTCTAACTAATCAGCAGGCTGAGGAGCGCCTGCGTGGCACATTCTCAGCAGATAAGAATGAGATGTTGTTCCAAGAGTTCGGCATTAACTACAACAGTTTACCGCCCATGTTTCGTAAGGGCACAATTCTGTTGCGCAAGCGAGTTGTGCAATCTGAGGGTGACGATCAGGAGAAAGGTAGTCAGGCTATTGTGCCTATGCACGATGATTTAATACGTGAACAGTTCTGGCGAGAGCATACAGAAATCCTGAGCAAATACGTACCAGGCAAGTATGTGAGTCCCTCAGTCGTGCCCATACTGCTTAAGATGCAGTTGTCCGAGGAGTCTCAATTGGTCAAGGCGACTATGAGCTGA
- the LOC117564160 gene encoding protein Dr1 has translation MSNPQEELLPPSAEDDELTLPRASINKIIKELLPTVRVANESRELILNCCSEFIHLISSEANEVCNQRSKKTINAEHVLEALDRLGFRDYKQEAEAVLHDCKEVAAKRRRQSTRLENLGIPEEELLRQQQELFAKAREEQAREEQQQWISMQAAAVQQSNNALIQRQQQSDVRKPSEDDDDDDDDDY, from the coding sequence ATGTCAAATCCCCAGGAGGAGCTTCTGCCGCCCAGTGCTGAGGACGATGAGTTGACACTACCACGTGCCAgcatcaacaaaataataaaggaGCTGTTGCCCACAGTGCGAGTAGCCAACGAAAGTCGcgaattgattttaaattgttgttccGAGTTCATACACCTGATCAGTTCGGAGGCGAACGAAGTTTGCAATCAGCGCAGCAAAAAAACCATTAATGCGGAACACGTGCTAGAAGCACTAGATCGTTTGGGCTTCCGCGATTACAAGCAGGAGGCCGAGGCTGTGCTCCACGATTGCAAGGAAGTAGCTGCAAAGCGACGTCGCCAGAGCACGCGACTCGAGAATCTTGGCATTCCCGAAGAGGAGCTACTGCGTCAACAGCAGGAGTTGTTTGCCAAAGCGCGCGAGGAGCAGGCACgcgaagagcaacaacaatggattAGCATGCAGGCAGCCGCTGTTCAGCAGAGCAACAATGCTTTAatacagcgacaacagcagtcGGACGTCCGAAAACCCAGTgaagatgacgatgatgacgacgacgatgactaCTAA
- the LOC117564158 gene encoding ankyrin repeat domain-containing protein 49 isoform X1, whose amino-acid sequence MGDYDSDDEKSQIEKLRNVKVPKGMFVSGWDDDSDELIQEDKNPQASIDRMILWAVNENRISEVREILELDGDTVNARDDDGYTPLHRACYNNFVDIAKLLLQYQANPNARTELGWTPLHSACKWNNADCAQLLLQFGADVNAESDGQQTPLHITSTVSNCRNTATVLLLDRNIEARKENNSEETAAVIARRNGMSYVIFESGHEAYDCNTGLLD is encoded by the exons atggGTGATTACGATTCAGATgatgaaaaatcacaaattgaaaagctGCGCAATGTCAAGGTACCGAAAGGAATGTTTGTTAGCGGTTGGGATGATGACTCCGACGAGCTGATCCAGGAAGACAAAAATCCTCAAG CAAGCATTGATCGCATGATACTTTGGGCTGTCAATGAAAATCGCATAAGTGAGGTGCGCGAAATCCTGGAACTAGATGGTGACACCGTTAATGCCCGGGACGATGACGGCTACACGCCGTTGCATCGGGCTTGCTACAACAACTTTGTTGATATTGCcaaattgctgttgcaatATCAGGCAAATCCCAACGCCCGCACAGAGCTGGGCTGGACGCCATTGCATTCGGCATGCAAATGGAACAATGCTGATTGTGCACAACTGCTGTTACAATTTGGTGCCGATGTCAACGCCGAGTCGGATGGCCAGCAGACGCCATTACACATCACTTCAACTGTGTCCAACTGTCGCAATACAGCAACCGTGCTATTGCTTGATCGCAATATCGAGGCTCGCAAGGAAAACAACAGCGAGGAGACGGCCGCTGTCATAGCACGCAGGAATGGCATGAGCTATGTCATCTTTGAGAGTGGTCATGAAGCCTACGACTGCAACACGGGACTACTCGACTAG
- the LOC117564158 gene encoding ankyrin repeat domain-containing protein 49 isoform X2 — protein MDIASIDRMILWAVNENRISEVREILELDGDTVNARDDDGYTPLHRACYNNFVDIAKLLLQYQANPNARTELGWTPLHSACKWNNADCAQLLLQFGADVNAESDGQQTPLHITSTVSNCRNTATVLLLDRNIEARKENNSEETAAVIARRNGMSYVIFESGHEAYDCNTGLLD, from the coding sequence ATGGACATAGCAAGCATTGATCGCATGATACTTTGGGCTGTCAATGAAAATCGCATAAGTGAGGTGCGCGAAATCCTGGAACTAGATGGTGACACCGTTAATGCCCGGGACGATGACGGCTACACGCCGTTGCATCGGGCTTGCTACAACAACTTTGTTGATATTGCcaaattgctgttgcaatATCAGGCAAATCCCAACGCCCGCACAGAGCTGGGCTGGACGCCATTGCATTCGGCATGCAAATGGAACAATGCTGATTGTGCACAACTGCTGTTACAATTTGGTGCCGATGTCAACGCCGAGTCGGATGGCCAGCAGACGCCATTACACATCACTTCAACTGTGTCCAACTGTCGCAATACAGCAACCGTGCTATTGCTTGATCGCAATATCGAGGCTCGCAAGGAAAACAACAGCGAGGAGACGGCCGCTGTCATAGCACGCAGGAATGGCATGAGCTATGTCATCTTTGAGAGTGGTCATGAAGCCTACGACTGCAACACGGGACTACTCGACTAG
- the LOC117564159 gene encoding dynactin subunit 5 — protein sequence MEIADSYYSKDEYVETASGNKVSRHTVLCGSQNIVLNGKVIVQSGAIIRGDLANVRTGRYCVISKNSVIRPPYKQFSKGIAFFPMHIGDHVFIGEGAVVSAAIIGSFVYIGKNAIIGRRCTLKDCCVIEDGAVLPPETTVSSYMRYTSKGTIEGGQGNPYFVPAAMQDEMANYTKSFYEHFVRTPLPASIKT from the exons ATGGAAATCGCAGACTCTTATTATAGTAAAGATGAATACGTTGAAACG GCCTCTGGAAATAAAGTTAGTCGTCATACAGTGCTCTGCGGCTCCCAGAACATTGTGCTCAACGGCAAAGTGATTGTTCAAAGCGGTGCCATCATACGAGGTGACTTGGCAAACGTTCGTACTGGGCGATACTGTGTAATAAGCAAAAACTCTGTGATACGACCACCATACAAGCAGTTTAGCAAGGGCATCGCATTCTTTCCAATGCACATTGGAGATCATGTTTTCATTGGCGAAGGTGCCGTGGTGTCTGCGGCAATTATTGGCTCCTTTGTGTATATTGGTAAAAATGCCATTATT GGACGCCGTTGTACGTTGAAGGACTGCTGTGTGATTGAAGATGGTGCAGTTTTGCCACCGGAGACGACAGTATCCAGTTACATGCGATATACATCCAAAGGTACCATTGAGGGAGGCCAGGGCAATCCATATTTTGTGCCCGCAGCCATGCAGGATGAAATGGCCAACTATACAAAGTCATTTTATGAGCACTTTGTGCGTACTCCGTTGCCTGCGAGTATAAAGACTTAA